From a single Serratia surfactantfaciens genomic region:
- a CDS encoding M48 family metallopeptidase has translation MSFIYGDERITFECKPRSLVNGRILIKVHPDCRVVVSAPQDTDDQQILNAVEKRGRWIYQQLRDFRKQLEYITPRQYISGESHYYLGKQYMLKVIVAPYEVQGVKMLRGKLEVTLRHKSAEKVLQLLTDWYKARAREVFARRLTAMLEQALWVSDSPPLRILTMQTQWGSCSPNGRLTLNPNLVKAPRECIDYVILHELCHLAEHNHSERFYRLMGQVMPEWEIVKTRLDEMAGMIFSDL, from the coding sequence ATGAGCTTCATTTACGGTGATGAACGCATTACCTTCGAGTGTAAACCCCGATCGTTGGTGAATGGGCGCATTCTGATAAAAGTTCACCCCGACTGCCGGGTTGTGGTATCCGCGCCGCAGGATACCGATGACCAACAGATTCTGAATGCTGTTGAAAAGCGTGGGCGCTGGATCTATCAGCAGCTGAGGGATTTCCGTAAGCAGCTGGAATATATCACGCCACGACAGTATATCAGTGGCGAGAGCCACTATTACCTGGGCAAACAGTACATGCTTAAGGTGATAGTGGCTCCCTATGAAGTTCAGGGCGTAAAAATGTTGCGCGGTAAGCTGGAAGTCACTTTACGCCATAAGAGTGCTGAAAAGGTCCTGCAGCTGCTGACTGACTGGTATAAGGCCCGTGCACGGGAAGTATTCGCCAGAAGGCTGACCGCTATGCTGGAGCAAGCGCTATGGGTCAGTGACTCACCTCCATTGCGCATCCTCACCATGCAAACTCAGTGGGGGAGTTGCTCTCCTAACGGTCGGCTCACCCTTAACCCAAACCTGGTTAAAGCTCCCCGGGAATGCATCGACTATGTGATTTTGCACGAGCTCTGCCATCTAGCCGAGCATAACCATAGTGAACGGTTCTACCGGCTAATGGGGCAGGTGATGCCGGAGTGGGAAATTGTAAAAACGCGTCTGGATGAAATGGCGGGGATGATATTTTCTGATTTATGA
- a CDS encoding restriction endonuclease gives MAVPTYDKFIEPVLRFLAGKPDGVPARDAHEAAADALNLDDNQRAEVIASGQLVYKNRAGWAHDRLKRAGLSQSLSRGKWCLTPEGINWVQAHSQPLTENEVNHLAFDFMNVKLKQQPDAVDLDPKPSLPNQEELAKSSPDDRLDQALKELRDSVADELLENLLQVSPARFEVIVLDVLHRLGYGGHRDDLQRVGGTGDGGIDGIISLDKLGLEKVYVQAKRWQNTVGRPELQAFYGALAGQKAKRGVFITTSGFTSQARDFSHSVEGMVLVDGERLVHLMIENEVGVSSRLVKVPRLDMDYFE, from the coding sequence ATGGCCGTTCCGACTTACGATAAATTTATTGAACCTGTACTCCGCTTCCTGGCTGGTAAACCTGATGGCGTTCCGGCTCGCGATGCGCACGAAGCGGCCGCTGACGCACTTAATCTTGATGATAATCAGAGAGCTGAAGTGATTGCCAGCGGTCAGTTAGTTTATAAAAATCGGGCTGGCTGGGCACATGATCGTCTGAAGCGTGCAGGGTTATCGCAAAGCTTATCCAGAGGAAAGTGGTGCTTGACGCCAGAAGGAATCAACTGGGTACAAGCCCATTCCCAGCCACTGACTGAAAATGAAGTAAACCATCTGGCGTTTGATTTCATGAATGTTAAGTTAAAGCAGCAACCAGATGCTGTTGACCTTGATCCAAAACCATCATTACCGAATCAGGAAGAGTTAGCAAAGAGCAGCCCGGACGATCGTCTTGATCAGGCGCTAAAAGAGCTACGTGACTCTGTTGCTGACGAACTGTTAGAAAATCTGTTGCAAGTTTCCCCGGCACGTTTTGAGGTTATCGTTCTGGATGTTTTGCATCGTCTGGGTTATGGCGGGCACCGGGATGACCTACAACGCGTGGGGGGCACTGGAGATGGCGGTATAGATGGTATTATTTCGCTTGATAAACTCGGCTTGGAAAAGGTTTATGTGCAGGCCAAACGTTGGCAGAACACGGTTGGCCGCCCGGAACTTCAGGCGTTTTATGGCGCGCTAGCCGGTCAAAAAGCCAAGCGTGGAGTGTTTATCACAACCTCCGGTTTTACTTCGCAGGCAAGAGATTTTTCCCATTCCGTCGAGGGTATGGTACTGGTTGATGGTGAGCGTTTGGTTCATTTGATGATTGAAAACGAAGTCGGCGTTTCCTCCCGTTTGGTTAAAGTTCCTAGGCTGGACATGGATTACTTTGAGTAA
- a CDS encoding AAA family ATPase — protein sequence MRKIVRSRVPPEALRASRIREQRRKLADYYKQLPAERMLSRPPFDPELLYNSEVHLRLTREFQGRCAWCEQLIDTHEIGHYRPRGGAQFGIDRQVAPDYYGWFAYQWQNLLLVCKECNRAKSNWFPLHGHPAQIQCTWSEAQRTEKTLLLNPSADNPCEHLSIRHDGLLLPLTEKGHTTIEILQLNRAPLRYERENEMIDIIAELDQCIKARSSEYYFIQTKRPGVTMIFLNTLLRIVAGEYTNLRFKPLPTFARAFDAVLDSSLSADELMRLWSDFSFPLPETKQKIDWANVANKEKRRSLASQFVTGIRLQNFKSFEDFTLDFTNISPPKDLAPCVALVGENSTGKSSILQGICLTLMSRQQRTRLRLDYENYLQRDREGWQRSHMKSASITLNLEGGDTRMLTISDEGLVSADNDWPDFMVLAYGARRYFCERTRGTAVGKSLFYPTALLRDVTSELADKDDEFFASIARAMKEILSLEQGEFLLRDIHRNILVRAHGRDTPLSKMSDGYQSLFAMSLDIMFRMTHYWGSLEAAHGVVLIDEIETHLHPRWKIQVVSALRRAMPGVQFIFSTHDPLCLRGLTQHEVRVLFRDPSQQVVELSELPLVQGMDIEQLLTSDYFGLLSTLDGTLENLLNRYERTIQQTSRQQELIHDIERELSQYRALSGNPAQRAIAEGIARYVEQARQTPLEREKLHEDAVRMIVKRLQEAQR from the coding sequence ATGAGAAAAATCGTCAGATCCAGAGTGCCACCTGAAGCATTAAGAGCGTCCAGAATCCGGGAACAGCGACGCAAGCTGGCAGATTACTACAAACAACTGCCCGCAGAACGAATGCTTTCCCGCCCACCGTTTGATCCTGAACTATTATATAACAGCGAGGTGCACCTGAGGTTGACGCGTGAATTTCAGGGACGTTGTGCCTGGTGTGAACAACTTATTGACACTCATGAAATTGGACATTACCGACCCCGCGGAGGGGCACAGTTTGGTATTGACCGTCAAGTAGCCCCAGATTATTACGGATGGTTCGCCTATCAATGGCAAAATCTGTTGTTGGTCTGTAAGGAATGTAATCGGGCAAAATCAAACTGGTTTCCCCTGCATGGACATCCGGCTCAGATCCAGTGTACCTGGTCAGAGGCGCAAAGAACTGAAAAAACGTTACTCCTGAACCCCTCAGCCGATAACCCCTGTGAGCATCTAAGCATCCGCCATGATGGTTTATTGTTACCTCTCACGGAGAAAGGTCATACCACCATTGAAATTTTACAGCTTAACCGGGCACCACTGCGGTATGAGCGTGAAAATGAAATGATAGATATAATCGCTGAACTTGATCAGTGCATAAAGGCTCGTTCGTCAGAATATTATTTCATACAAACGAAACGCCCCGGTGTAACAATGATCTTTCTCAATACACTGTTGCGGATCGTTGCTGGTGAGTACACAAATCTACGCTTTAAACCACTTCCGACGTTTGCCCGAGCCTTTGATGCTGTTCTGGACTCTTCATTGTCGGCCGACGAACTTATGCGCCTCTGGTCTGACTTTTCCTTCCCCCTTCCTGAGACAAAGCAAAAAATAGACTGGGCAAACGTGGCGAATAAGGAGAAGCGTCGTAGTCTGGCCTCACAATTCGTAACTGGTATCAGACTACAAAATTTCAAGAGTTTTGAAGATTTTACTCTTGATTTTACCAATATTAGCCCCCCAAAAGACTTAGCCCCCTGTGTAGCATTAGTGGGAGAAAACTCCACTGGGAAAAGCAGTATTTTACAGGGAATTTGCCTGACGCTGATGAGTCGACAGCAACGGACTCGATTGCGCCTGGATTACGAAAATTACCTGCAACGCGATCGTGAAGGCTGGCAACGTAGCCACATGAAATCTGCCAGCATTACTCTCAACCTGGAGGGAGGCGATACGCGCATGTTGACGATTTCAGATGAAGGGCTCGTGTCTGCTGACAATGACTGGCCTGACTTTATGGTTCTCGCTTACGGTGCACGCCGGTATTTCTGTGAACGAACCCGGGGTACTGCCGTAGGGAAGTCACTGTTTTATCCCACAGCTCTGCTACGGGATGTGACGAGCGAATTAGCGGACAAAGATGATGAATTCTTTGCCTCTATTGCCCGTGCAATGAAAGAAATCCTGTCACTAGAACAGGGGGAGTTTCTCCTACGGGACATTCATCGCAATATTCTGGTTCGCGCTCATGGCCGTGATACGCCGCTCAGCAAGATGAGCGACGGGTACCAGTCCTTGTTTGCCATGAGCCTCGATATAATGTTCAGAATGACCCATTACTGGGGAAGCCTTGAGGCTGCGCATGGGGTCGTACTGATTGATGAAATTGAAACGCATCTTCATCCCCGGTGGAAGATTCAGGTCGTGTCGGCATTACGCCGGGCGATGCCAGGTGTCCAATTCATTTTTTCCACACATGATCCTCTGTGCCTTCGAGGTCTGACCCAGCATGAAGTACGCGTGCTTTTCCGGGATCCTAGTCAGCAGGTCGTCGAATTGAGTGAATTGCCTCTTGTGCAGGGTATGGACATTGAACAATTGTTAACCTCTGACTATTTCGGACTATTGAGCACTCTGGACGGTACGCTTGAAAATCTGCTCAATCGTTACGAGCGCACAATACAACAAACGTCCCGACAGCAGGAATTAATCCATGATATTGAGCGAGAACTGAGCCAATACAGGGCATTGTCAGGAAATCCGGCGCAACGCGCTATTGCAGAAGGTATTGCTCGCTATGTTGAACAGGCACGCCAGACTCCTCTGGAACGCGAGAAACTTCATGAAGATGCGGTAAGAATGATTGTCAAAAGGTTGCAGGAGGCGCAGCGATGA
- a CDS encoding helix-turn-helix transcriptional regulator: MITTNKSVLCAEDPLIDMTFITTYTGMSDKWFYKLIKDGKFPKPIKLGRSSRWLKSEVESWMYERIADSRGTN, translated from the coding sequence ATGATTACTACTAATAAATCCGTCCTTTGCGCAGAAGACCCGCTTATCGACATGACTTTCATCACTACCTATACTGGCATGAGCGACAAGTGGTTCTACAAATTAATTAAAGACGGCAAATTCCCGAAGCCAATTAAGCTAGGACGTAGCTCTCGCTGGCTGAAAAGTGAGGTGGAGAGTTGGATGTATGAGCGTATCGCGGATTCACGTGGAACTAACTGA
- a CDS encoding inovirus Gp2 family protein: protein MNYTFNPFWQQRITDTFLNALEAYPRVLMLRVDLRLPDIQAASDAAVISRFIDSLKVKITAYLLRKHREGNRKRMTDLRYVWAREYGECNGKKHYHVVLLLNREVWCSAGNYNDPASLAGLIKQAWCSALRVSTQEYSTLAHFPESPVYWIDRGNNEQLQEALVRASYLAKDHTKVTGDGERNFGCSQR, encoded by the coding sequence ATGAATTACACCTTTAATCCTTTCTGGCAACAACGTATTACCGACACTTTTCTGAATGCCCTTGAGGCTTATCCGCGAGTATTAATGCTGAGGGTTGACCTACGACTACCCGATATTCAAGCAGCTTCAGATGCTGCTGTTATCTCTCGCTTTATAGATTCCCTTAAAGTAAAGATCACAGCGTACCTGCTACGTAAACATCGCGAGGGTAACCGAAAACGCATGACCGACTTGCGTTATGTCTGGGCAAGGGAATATGGAGAGTGCAACGGTAAAAAGCACTACCACGTGGTGTTGTTACTTAATCGCGAAGTCTGGTGTTCCGCAGGTAACTATAACGATCCGGCTTCACTAGCAGGGTTAATCAAACAGGCATGGTGTAGCGCCTTACGAGTGAGTACCCAAGAGTATTCAACACTGGCACATTTTCCGGAAAGCCCTGTGTACTGGATTGACCGAGGGAATAATGAGCAACTACAGGAGGCATTGGTACGGGCTTCATATCTTGCAAAAGACCATACCAAAGTCACTGGTGATGGAGAACGTAACTTTGGATGCAGCCAACGCTGA
- a CDS encoding DUF3944 domain-containing protein, with protein MAVYRNDPDLNLLGQCSNEELQLLVSILTTDPRDGDTRWTESLTCTPEYRLLAPEHRRYWQLIAAELQRYGANTLVSLMRLGQGVTYREILGDVCDKLDVNYNLKSTTEAIELCLLTKVLEKSLDQMTPEELATFSRNMQLDLTNPTPQLILMAVQAAIRTSSLAALELATVLSASVITSLGGIATWGTVVVASRALSVIAGPAAIALSSAWMISDIAGPAYRVTIPACIIVAWLRQQRLSR; from the coding sequence ATGGCTGTCTACCGTAATGACCCCGATTTAAACCTGCTGGGCCAGTGCAGCAATGAAGAGCTGCAGCTACTGGTTTCTATTCTGACCACTGACCCTCGTGACGGCGACACCCGCTGGACAGAGAGCCTGACCTGCACCCCGGAATACCGTCTGCTGGCACCGGAACATCGGCGCTACTGGCAACTGATAGCGGCTGAGCTTCAGCGTTACGGGGCTAATACGCTGGTAAGTCTGATGAGGCTGGGGCAGGGCGTGACCTACCGGGAAATCCTCGGTGATGTTTGCGATAAACTTGATGTGAACTACAACCTGAAAAGCACCACCGAGGCCATTGAGTTGTGCCTGCTGACGAAGGTGCTGGAGAAAAGCCTGGACCAGATGACACCGGAAGAACTGGCTACCTTTTCCCGCAATATGCAACTCGACCTCACCAATCCCACTCCTCAGCTCATTTTGATGGCAGTACAGGCCGCCATACGTACCTCCTCTCTAGCAGCACTGGAGCTCGCCACCGTACTGTCCGCCAGCGTCATTACCTCACTGGGGGGGATTGCCACCTGGGGCACGGTGGTGGTGGCATCGCGGGCGCTGTCCGTTATCGCTGGCCCCGCTGCCATTGCGCTTAGTTCGGCGTGGATGATTTCCGACATTGCCGGCCCGGCTTACCGGGTCACCATACCGGCCTGCATCATCGTAGCCTGGCTCCGGCAGCAACGTCTTTCTCGTTAA
- a CDS encoding helix-turn-helix transcriptional regulator codes for MPEQGHRYDRLASRLAILVSRLFMGESLSVRQLAQEFGVSERTVQRDLRERLRYLDTEYSSGSFRLLDARGPFRTNSDILRFARITSVAHYFPTLDPRLLSVLLDSGQDSPCIIWNAPPRQAPALFGGFQVIVQAIIRNRRIHFLHQGHQQSAVAPYQLICLDGEWYLVAVSKDRIQVFTLSAITDVVMTLSGFVRNSHITRIFQDPRFIQALPHYQYISGLITE; via the coding sequence ATGCCTGAACAGGGACACCGCTATGATCGGTTGGCCAGCCGTCTCGCCATACTGGTAAGTCGCCTCTTTATGGGCGAATCACTAAGCGTCAGACAACTGGCTCAGGAGTTTGGCGTCTCTGAGCGTACCGTTCAGCGCGACCTGCGTGAGCGCCTGCGTTATCTCGACACCGAATATTCCAGTGGAAGCTTCCGGCTTCTGGATGCTCGAGGTCCCTTTCGCACCAACAGCGACATTCTCCGCTTTGCCCGGATAACCAGCGTGGCGCATTACTTTCCTACTCTGGATCCCAGACTGCTATCGGTGTTGCTCGACAGCGGTCAGGATTCCCCCTGTATCATCTGGAATGCCCCACCACGTCAGGCACCTGCGTTGTTTGGCGGTTTCCAGGTCATCGTTCAGGCCATCATCCGTAACCGCCGTATTCACTTTCTGCATCAGGGTCATCAGCAATCTGCTGTGGCCCCTTACCAGCTTATCTGTCTGGACGGGGAGTGGTACCTGGTGGCCGTATCGAAAGATCGCATTCAGGTATTCACCCTTTCAGCCATCACCGATGTGGTGATGACCCTCAGCGGTTTTGTGCGAAACAGCCATATCACTCGCATTTTTCAAGACCCGAGGTTCATTCAGGCCCTGCCGCATTATCAATATATCAGCGGGCTCATCACGGAATAA
- a CDS encoding DUF932 domain-containing protein: protein MKLASRFGAVNLVRRDRPLTRDELAHYVPSVFSEEKHASRSERYTYIPTITLLDNLKREGFQPFFACQTRVRDQSKREHTKHMLRLRREGQITGKQVPEIILLNSHDGSSSYQMLPGLFRSVCQNGLICGESFGEVRVPHKGNVVEKVIEGAYEVLGIFDRVEEKRDAMQSMMLPPPAQQVMAKAALTYRFGEEHQPVTESQILSPRRWQDESNDLWTTYQRIQENLIKGGLSGRTTKGKHAHTRAVKGIDGDVKLNRALWVMAENMLQLAS, encoded by the coding sequence ATGAAATTAGCCAGCCGCTTCGGAGCGGTAAACCTCGTTCGCCGTGACCGACCACTAACCCGTGATGAACTGGCGCACTATGTACCGAGCGTATTCAGCGAAGAAAAGCATGCATCCCGCAGTGAACGCTATACCTACATCCCGACGATTACCCTGCTTGATAACCTAAAACGTGAAGGTTTTCAGCCGTTCTTTGCTTGCCAGACCCGCGTGCGCGATCAGAGCAAGCGAGAGCATACCAAACACATGCTGCGTCTGCGCCGCGAAGGCCAAATTACCGGCAAGCAAGTGCCGGAAATTATTCTGCTTAACAGCCATGATGGTTCAAGTTCATACCAGATGCTGCCAGGTCTATTTAGATCGGTTTGCCAAAATGGACTGATTTGCGGTGAGAGTTTTGGTGAGGTGCGCGTGCCGCATAAAGGCAATGTGGTGGAGAAAGTGATTGAAGGGGCTTACGAAGTACTGGGGATATTTGATCGAGTGGAAGAGAAGCGCGATGCCATGCAATCAATGATGTTACCACCACCGGCTCAACAGGTGATGGCGAAAGCGGCATTAACCTATCGCTTTGGTGAAGAACATCAACCGGTGACGGAATCGCAGATCCTTTCCCCACGTCGTTGGCAGGACGAGAGCAACGATCTCTGGACCACGTACCAGCGAATTCAGGAAAACCTGATTAAAGGCGGGCTGTCGGGGCGAACGACCAAAGGTAAGCATGCTCATACTCGCGCCGTCAAAGGTATCGACGGGGATGTGAAGCTCAATCGTGCTCTGTGGGTGATGGCCGAGAATATGCTGCAGCTTGCTTCATGA